In Candidatus Electrothrix scaldis, the genomic window GCCCTTGGTAGTCAGAACATGGATGAGCACCGGACCACGGTGAGCATTATCCCGGACATTCCTCAGGGTGGAAATGAGGTCTTCCAGGTCATGGCCAGGAATCGGCCCGATGTACTTAAATTTCAAGGCCTCGAAGAGCATGCCGGGCGTGAAAAAGGCCTTCAGGCTCTCCTCGGATTTACGCAGCACGCTGAGAATATTCTCGCCCACCGAGGACATGGACTTCAGCCCATCCTCCAGGTGGTCCTTGAGGCTCCGCATGGTCTTGGAGTTGAGCTTTCTGCTGAGAAAGCTGGACATGGCTCCCACATTCGGGGAAATAGACATCTCATTATCGTTCAGGATAACGATGAGATCCTTATGCAGGTCACCGGCATGATTCAAGGCCTCAAAGGCCATACCGGCGGTCATGGAGCCATCACCGATCACCGCGATGACCTTGCTGTCATCCTGCTGCAATTCTTTGGCTGCGGCTATGCCCAGACTATAGGATATGGAAGTAGAACTATGCCCGCTTTCCACCACATCGTATTCACTCTCGGAATGCTTAGGAAAACCGCTGATTCCCCGATATTGGCGAAGGGTATGAAACTGATCCCGTCGCCCGGTGATCAATTTATGGGCATAGCATTGATGCCCCACATCCCAGACCAATTTATCCTTCGGGGTAGCAAAGACATAATGCAGGGCCAAGGTCAGCTCAACAACACCAAGACAGGGTGCAAGATGGCCCCCGTTCTCGGCAACCGTGTGAATAATTTTCTCGCGTATCTCGCCTGCGAGCTGCTCCAGCTCTCTGAGATTAAATCCACGCAAATCATCCGGACTTTCGATACTGTCCAGCAGTTTGCCGCCCTGTTCAGGGCTCTGATGAGGAGTCATTATTCTGTCCTTTGCTTCTGCCGACCGGTTTTCCGGACAAGTCTTTGCGTATTCCGCCATGTATTTTCTATGATGTAATCCAAGTGAGATAGAGAAAAACAGAGAAAAGCCGTTGAGGACATTTCCCAAGACTCTCTATTTATTCATCAGACTCTGTTCCTTCTGCGATCTCTTCGCCAAAAGGAACAGCTGTCAGTTTGTCATTTTTCTTCAATAAGAGATCAACCTGACCGCGAGCCTCTTCCAGTTTTTCATTGCAAAATTTGACCAGCTGAACGCCTTCTTCAAATTTTTTCAAACTGTTGTCTAAGCCCAAATCGCCCTGTTCCAGTTCCTCGGTAATCCGATCCAGTTTTGTCAGGGCATTTTCAAATGTTTTCTTGGCCATACACCATTCCAGCTAAAAATCGCGGTTGCATCATCTCCCATCAGGAGTACAATGCGTATCTTCTTTTCGTGCAAAAAATATTTTATTGTAAACCGGATGAAAAAGGCTTTCAACACCTGATTTATGAATGCGTCCCATTTACCTGCTTTTACCGATTGGCTAACAATTGAGCGTGGTTACTCACCACATACTGTGGAATGTTACTCTCGTGATGTCATTGAATTCTTTCACAGTATCAACAAAGAAACCAAACTCAAAGAGATCTCGCGCGAGCATATCGGACGGTACATCTCTTCGCTCTATCTCATGAACTCCGGCTCCTCTGTGGCCCGCAAGATGTCCGCCCTGCGCACCTTTTTTAAATACTGCATCAGGCAGGGACATATCAGCATAGATCCCCTGGCTGGCATAGCCGGACCCAAGCGCTCCCGCCATATCCCGACCTACCTCACAGTGGATGAGGTTTTCAGCCTCCTGGAAGAACCTAAGAAGAAAGATCGTTTCTTCCTCCGGGACAAGGCCATAATGGAGCTCATCTATTCCACCGGGATACGGGTATCCGAGGCAGTTGCAACCAACCTTGTGGATGCTGATTTTGCCGCAGAGCTGATTATAATCAAAGGAAAGGGAAAAAAAGAACGTCTGGTCCCTTTCGGCAGTACAGCCTGCCAAGCCCTGCAACTATGGCTCCCTGCCCGGAATCAACTCATTGCGGATCGCATCACGCGCGGGGACGAGCCGGAACGAGAGGCCTTATTCCTCAACAACCGAGGCACCCGGCTCACGGTGCGCAGTGTGGAGCGAATGGTCGCGGGCTACGGTCTGCGGGCAGGCATTGCTGTCCGGGTAACCCCCCATGCCCTGCGCCACTCTTTTGCCACCCATCTCCTGGAAATGGGCATGGACCTCCGCATGGTCCAGGAACTTTTAGGCCATGCGAGCCTGTCCACCACCCAGCAATACACCCATCTTAACCTTGAACACCTCACCAAGGTATACGACGACGCCCACCCGCAGGCCAAGAAGAAGGAAGAATAAACGAGATAGTGAAATCGCTCCCAAGGAGGGGAACAGAGGCAATATTTTTTCTTGACATTCACTGCCCTTCTCTTTATATTTGTCTCGACCTTCCAATGCACTGGGGGATGGTCTAATGGCAAGACAGCGGACTCTGACTCCGCTTATCGGGGTTCGAATCCCTGTCCCCCAGCCATCTTTTTTTTCTCTCGTTTCATCCGATTCCACAATTCACAGATAGTAACAACACTCTTCACCGTAAAGCGTCCTGTTTATGCACTCAAGCGAAGTTTAGCTGTAGGGGCAGGACCTGCGTGTCTGCCCGGTATAAGCGGGTAAACACATAGCTTTACCCCCACGACTCTCTGTATAAATCCCTCTATGCAGCCTCCAGTTCCAGCCGGGTATTGAGTTCATCAATCCGGTGAACGATCTTCTGCACCACATCGAGTTTGCCAGCAAAAAGATCAATCAACATACCGTGTTTGTTAAAGGGATGGTCATTGAGGATAGCCTTCTCAAGGCAGCCGTTTTCCACCACATGATTGACGATGAGATGGACAAATTCCATTTGTTTGGAGTTGAGCGATTGGTCTGCAATAAACTCAGAAAAAAGTTCATTTGCCGTGGACCGTTCCAGTCCCACCAGCCGGGCAACCAGCCGCAGCAAGGGCTCCTCACCATAGGTTTTCCGATAATCCTCTTCGCTCCCGAGATCATGCCAGAGAATTTTCTCGATATGCCTGAAATCTCCTTGCGTGAGCGGCTCATTATTGCGCAATCTATGCACCACGATATCATCCTGATGTTTCTTGAGATAGGCATGCACCTTCAAGCGATAATTCTGGAGCTCATTGCCTCCATACTCACCAGGGTTTTCCGCCACCTCAAGGACATCATCCGCAAAGGAGGTGTAATAAATTGCTGTGTTTTCCTTTTCCAGCAGCACCAGCAAATCCCGCAATGCGGTTCGGACCATCTCATGATCAAAGATGCTTGCCCGTTCCCAATATTCCCCGGTCTGCACCTCGGCAATTAATGCGGCATGGACTTTTATTTGGGCCAGATGCCCCTTTTCATCCAACCGGGAGGCTGTTTGCATGACCTTGCCCCGTGGTTTGCTGGCCGGTAAGCCCTGCAACTGCGCCAGCTCGATCATGTAGATGAGATAATCAAAGCGCTTGGCCAGTTCATTCCCATCCTGGGCAGGAAGCAAAGGGGAAACCTCTCGTTCCAGTTCCCGGACCATCTCATCGGAGATACTTTCCCAGAGCTCCGGTTTCTTATACTTATGGATAAATTCGATGCGCATCCGGCTGGAGAAGAGCTCTTCATCAATGGTACCGACCTCTGCACACAGTGCTGCAACAAGTATTTTCCGGTGCGCAATATACTCATCTGTCTGCACATCGCTCTGTTGCAGTTCCTGAGCAATCTTCACCCGAATATTGAACAGGTTTTCAGTAAGGGACTTGGCAGGCCGAGCCTCAACCTCCTTCTTGTCTGCCCGAAAAAACTCAAAATTTGAGCAATAATCAAAGATCAGGAAGGATTCCTTATCTTGTCCTGTCCCGAACAAATCCTCACACAGACGGGTTCCCCGGCCTATCATCTGCCAGAACTTGCCCTTGGACCTGACCTTCTTAAAAAGAACCAGATTGACGATCTCCGGGATATCAATACCGGTATCGAGCATATCCACGGAAACAGCTATTTGTGGATTTTTTTCCTTCTCGGAAAAGTTTTCTATGACCTTATCAACATACTTCACCCCGTTATAAATCGTGGCAGCAAGGCGCCCGCCGTGTTTCGGGTAGAGCGTATTACATCGCCTGAGGATGAACTCGGCATGCTTGATGTTTGCGGCAAAGATGATCGTCTTACCGATCCGATCACCACCATGCACATGAATTCCCCTCTCCATCAGGTCCTGGAGAACACGATCCACCGTATTAGCGTTAAAGAGAAATGTATTCAAGGCCGCACTGGCCACCTCTCGGACGCCTTCCTCAAAGGTCTCTTCCCATTGCTCCTTTTCCTCATCGGTAAGATCATCATAGCTGATGCCCTCTTCAACGAATTTGAGTTTGGTTTCAACGGTGCTGTACGGAACAAGGTAGCCCTCTTGCACAGCTTCATCCAGTTCGTAGGCAAAGGTGGGAACACCATCTTCCAGGTCAAAAATAGTATAGGTGTTCTTCTCGATATCAGATTTCGGGGTTGCGGTGAGACCGAGGAGGAAGCCGTCGAAATAGGTAAAAAGGTCGTGATATTTCTTATAGATGGAGCGATGGGACTCATCAATGATGATCAGATCAAAATGGCCAGGCGTAAAGAGACATGCCCCGTCCTTGGATTTCGTGGCATCGATGGCATTCATCATGGTCGGATAAGTCGAGAAGATCATCCGGCTGTGCGAATCATCCTTGCTATCGAGCAGATTACAGGTGGAAAGGTTGGGCAGCAGCTTGACAAAATTCTTTTTTGCCTGCTTGACCAGCTCAACCCGGTCAGCGAGAAAGAGGACGTTCTTGACCCAGCCATAGCGTTGCAGGACATCGACGATGGAAATCGAGACCCGGGTCTTCCCGGAGCCGGTGGCCATGACCAGCAAGGCCTTGCGTTGCTTTTCCTCCAAGGTGTCGCAGACAGCCTGGATGGCCTTTTTCTGATAGGCCCGGTTGCTGATCTCGTCATTGATTGCAACGGTCCTGATCCCTTGCCGGTTCTGTTTACGGAAGCTGATCCATTCCAGCTCATCTTTAGTGAAGAAGCCGGAAACCACTCTTTCGGGATAATCGCCCTCATCCCAGAACCAGGTTTCAAAGCCATTGGTGAAAAAAATGACCGGCTGTTGCCCATGTTCCTTGGCCAAACAATCGGCATAGAGCTTGGCCTGAATCTTCCCGGTATGCGGATCAACCGAGGTCTTTTTTGCCTCAACCACGGCAAGGGCTTTGCCGTTATCGGCATAGAGCACATAATCGGCAAAACCGATGCCCTGAGAATTGGGCATACCCTGCACTTTCACCTCTTCCAGGCAGGTGCTGCCGATCTCCCAACCGGCCATTTCCAGGGCAAGATCGATATAGAGTTTGCGGGTTGCAAACTCACTGATATCCTCACAGTGGAACTGCTGCTCCCGGTGCTTTTCCTGCCGTTTTTCCGCATGCTCCCGGCGCTCCTTCTCGCTTTGTAGCTGCCCTTCAAGTTGCTTCTTTTCCGCCTGCCAGGCCGCCTCTTTGGCTGCCAGCTCCTCCTGCATCTTGCGGGTTTTCTTCTCCTGGACCTCACCGCTGGACAGCAAAGCGCTGTTAAACTGACCGGAATGGGTTGAGGTGGAATAGGAGAAGTCTATCCAGGAGATGAAGTCATAGAGGTTATGCAAGGACTCGATGACCTGCACCCGCGCGACCGGTTTGGTGGTATGCGCGACCTTATTACCCAGGGTGATGATGAAGCGGATGCGGGGGAAAAGTTTGGGATCAAGCAGGTCCCGGAAGGTGTTGTCGTGGATCAGGGAGGAGAGATTGTCCCGGTAGGGCACAATGAGATCACGGTCGTACTGGTAGGCCCACTTGACGGCAATTTCCAGGGCGCGCCGGGTTTGCAAGGCAGCAGCGGAGTAGGAGATGGCAATCGACTTTTCAGCCTCGATACAGGCCACCATAATATCTGCGTATTTCTGGTCTTTTTTCAGATAAGAAAAATTCGATTGCATACGAGCTCCTTTATTGCATTAAGCCACCGATCACGCAATAATCACGCATTTTAAATAAATTTAAATATGTGTTTTAAATGTGTTACAAAAGGGATAACCAATTACAGCCCTTCATTCGTCACGCAACGGTCACGCAACGGGCGTATCTATGAGTTCAGCGCTGGTGCCCAAGCTCCGCTTGGGTACTGAAATCGTGAAGCTCCGCTTCGTATGTGAAGCAGAGCTTCAGGAACAGGGATTCCCAAGCAGGAGCTTGGGAACCAGTACACACCGGGCTATTTTCGGCAGTCCCTCCGGGACGCTCTTTTCCGACTATCCCCGCCCCGGAAGGGCGATTGATGGTAGGGGCAGACCCGCGTGTCTGCCCGGTATAACAGGGCGAACACATAGGTTAACGCTGATGTACACACCGTACCCTCATTGTGTCAGCTCGCCTTTGAAGGCTCGTTGTGAGAGGGAGTTGAAGTTGTCTTGGAGTTCTTTGAGGGAATTGGTCATAGCCTGTTTTTGGGTTTCGATTTGCTGGACACGTTCGGCGAAGGTGTTTTGAAGTTCTATGGGTGGAACACAAAACAAAATATTTGAAAAAGCAGTTTTATTCACCATCCCTTTCATAGATGCTGTTGATGCTTGCTGAACCAACTTTTGTCCTACTCTGAAATGATACAGAAGAAAGATGGAGTTCATAATTTTTTTGGGCGAGATCGAGTTAATCTGCTGGTTAAACGCAACTCGACGATTCGTCATCCCGGCTCGACCTATGCTTTGGGGACTACCTGCTATACAGCAAACTAATATTGAGCCACTTTCAACGATCCTTGCTTTTTTCTCACCCTCCACAGACAATTTTTCTTTTGCTTCTTCCACATACCAAGAATCTGACAAAATATTGTCTGTTTTAAGCCATTCAATATGGTCACCGTAGTTTTCTGCCTCTTTCCTTGAAGGAGTGTTACCCGTTTGAATATTTCCTATGTCACCCAATCGTTTTAATGGCCATCCCTTCGGATTGGTCAACGGATCACCAAACATATCATAAAACAAACTTTGTACGAGCTGATCCATCAGGGCGATCTGCTCTTTTCGTTTGTCGATCAACGCCTGTGCCCGGCCCAGCAGTTCAACAATGCGGTATTGCTCTTCCAGCGGTGGAAGAGGGATGGGGATATTTTTGACATCTTTTTGAGTTATTGCCGCAAATGTTGACCCCGAACCTTTACTAGCTAAAATCGGAGCATAACTCCTCAAAAAATGCAATAAATATGTATAGATAATATCACCGCTCACTCTAATAGCAGAGAGGCCCCGACCAATTGCTGCTTCAACGTTGCAAATGTTAGTCGGTCCAACCGGTGCTCTCACTGACAATAGAACATCGTTGGGACGAGCAATCTTTTTCGGTTTTGAACACCATGTATTAATGCTTGGATGAATTGCACCAAAATCGGCTTTCCCTTGGAAAAATGGATAACCAAAACCATCTTTATTATAAGTAGAGGATGGTGGAGATTGCCCAGCAACAACCTCACAAACATCACTTAGCACAACCTGTTTCCAACTCATCCCACCATCCCCCGCAACTCCCGCACCCCCTCAAGAATCTCCTTCTCCAGACTCTCAATCCGCTCCAGAATCACCGCCGGGGCATCATAAGCCACCTCTTCGTACTCAATCTCCTTATACCGATTGATGGAAAGATCATAGCCACCCGCAACAATCTCCTCTTTCGGCACAAAGAACGATTGCTCCGTACGCTTCCGGCCCTCCTCAGCACCAAGATCCTGCCACCGCTTGATAATATCAGGAATATCATCAGCATCAATCTTTCTCCTCTTATCATCAAGGCTGAACCCATCAGCCTGCATATCATAAAACCAGACCTTCTCCGTGCCACCGATTCCGGTTTTCTCGAACAGGATGACCGCCGTACTCACCCCGGCATAAGGTTTAAACACCCCAGACGGCATGGAAATCACCGCTTTCAGGTTATGATTCTCGACAATCTCCTTGCGCAGCTCCTTATGGGCCTTGGAACTGCCGAACAGCACTCCATCAGGGACAATGGTGGCACACCTCCCACCGGTCTTGAGCATGCCCAGCATCAGGGCAATAAACAGCAATTCCGTCTTCTTGGTCTTAGTGACTTTGAGCAGATCAGGTGAGACAGAGTCGTAATCCAGGGAGCCCTTAAAGGGCGGATTGGCAAGGACCAGGGTGCAGCATTCCCGATCCTTATTCGATTCAGAAAGTGAATCCCGGTAGGCGATATTGGGCTGGCCCACCCCATGCAGCATCATGTTCATGGCCCCGATACGGAGCATGGTGGAATCCATGTCATAGCCATTGAACATCGCCGTATTATAATGTTCTTTCAGCTCCTTCTTGGTGAACAAGCTGTCATGGTGCTCTTGCAGGTACTCACCAGCCGCAACCAGGAATCCGGCAGTACCGGCAGCAGGGTCGACAATCACGTCCTTCGGTTCCGGTGCGGTGAGCGCCACCATCATCCGGATGATATGCCGGGGCGTGCGGAACTGGCCATTAGTCCCGGAAGTAGACACCTTGGAGAGGAGATATTCATAGAGATCCCCCTTGGCATCCCGGTCGCCCATGTCCAGGGCATCGATCTGGGTGACGATCTTTTCCAGCATACCTGGTGTCGGGATCATAAAGATGGCATCGGCCATGTACCTGGAGAATGCCGAGTCCTTATCCCCATGCAGGTTCTTGATAAAGCTGAACACCCCCTTCTCAGGATCAGTGAAGAGGCGAAAAATCTGTTCTGCCGGGCGTTGCTTGAAATTGGACCAGCGCAGATCCTGCTGCTCATCATCAAAGATTTTCTCAGCCGGGATACCCAGAAGAGAGGCATTGGCCTCAAATTCATTCTGCCGTTCATCCAAGCCCTTGATGAACAGCAGATAGGTAAACTGCTCAATCACAGACAGGGGATTAGTGATGCCACCTGTCCAGAAAATTTCCCAAATCTTATCAACCTTATTGCGTAGCTCACCGGTTATCATGCATTGTTCCCTTATCGTAGACAAAAACAAGGTGAAACCGGACGGTCCCACCGTTAGAAACTCTCACAAAGATATCTTGAGATATATTTGCAATGTCTTTACCACGTTCCAGCCCATATCTCCATTTTTTTCATCCCGAATCCCCCTGATCCCGGTTCGCTATACAGACTGTAGGGGCAGGTCCCTGTGCCTGCCCGGTAGACAAGGGCGAACACAGCGGGTCGCCCCTACGGCATCATTGGCGAAAAAGTTCCGCTTTTCGATCTGACAGGGCCTCGTTATTCATTGCAGCGTATGCTACCATAAAGATAACAAAAGCAACAAAAACAATCATTTTCATTAACCGAAAGGAGAATGCCATGAAAAAAATAAAAGGACTTATCGCAGCATGTTTTTTGGTTCTGCTCTCTCTTGCCGTTACCTCCAACGCTCAGGCTGTCGGAGCAAAGGGCCAGTTCACCTGCTATAATTACTACAGGGTCTTTCCTATAGAAACCTCTGGAAATTATTGCAGTCAGGATGAGGCAGCGCAGGCTCTGTACAGAGATGCCCTTGCTTTTTGCTGGAATAAGGGAGGATTATCGAGTTACCACGTGAACTATTTCTTCTATTATTGATATTGAGCCACGGTAGCAAACCTTTTCTGCCCCGACTTTGAAAGACCAGGCTCTTTTCGACAACCCCTCCAGGACGATATTTTTCCTCAGCCCCGGAGGGGCGACCGAAAATAACCCACTGTTTTAACGGTGGGCATGGGGGCAGGAAAAAACCAAGGCCTTCCGGTACTGAGTATAATTCAAGGGATAAAGCGAGGTGGGGCGTTACAAGAGAGAGAAGAAGGACCTGTGGGACAAACGCTCAGAATGCAAGGGCAGGAAAGCAGGAAAAGAGCAACGATCCTGTAAAGGAAATGAATAACCAGGATCGTTGCAGAGGAAGAAAAAAGAGGAGAAAAAGCGTATAAACGAAAAATTAATGCTCTGTGAAGGAGGAGTACAAAGAGCATTTTTTCCAATCTACGGTATAGCTCATTCCGTAAATAATCTGCACCACGTCACAACCACATTGTCCAACACAAGAACAGCATTCCGGCTCACCACACAGTTTGTGAGCATTCTGCTTCATCTTCAACTGGACATGTTTCTGGGTCAGAGGGCAATCGTACTCTTTTTTGATCACAGCTTGTGTATTCGTACTCATATTACCACTCCTTTCAGTGATTATTTTTCGTCAATTCTCATCACACTTGCATCTCAACTACCTTCTATCTAACCATACAAAGGTTCTCCCTGACAATGAGGCACTTGCCTCATTTTAACGGGCAAAACGCCCGAACCGTACGGGCAGCAGGGAAAAACCGCCAGCTCGGCATCATGTATCACATTTTTAAACCAACCATTCTCATAAATTACACGAACTACAGTCATAGGATTTTTCACCCTTCTCAACAGGAAGCCAAGACATTTCAAGTTGCCATCTCCAGCTGTGCAGCAGGCGGATCTGGACATAGAGTTCCTTTCAGCAGGCTTTTGCTCAGCCCCATCATTGGAAGCTGGAGGACAAAAAGGGGATGCGTGCATCATGCAGGAAAATCATTTCATCTCCTGTTGTCAGAAACAGAAAAGCGGCAACAAGGAAGGTCACAGAGAAGACACACATGAACAAGAGCAGGATGTACTCACCTGAATGCTCATGCAAGATGCTTTTGCCTGTTTCTTTCGACTGGGTCATTTTGTCTCGTAACATAATGGGCCTCCTCTATGTAAAATTTACGCATTGCTTATAAAGAATTGCCTTTTACTGTATAGAGTTGCATACAGCATGCCTAGGGCCATGAACCAGCCCAGAAAATCAGCTCGCAAAAGCCACACACACACCACGCCACCCTTTCCACGGCACAGAAAAAAGACCCTATCATAGACAAATACATCCTCGGCCTTATCGATACCTTATCGACACCTTATCGACGCCTTACCGACATTATTCTACCACGCTGTTCCACTCCTTCTTCACATCCTCCAATCTCCCCCGCAAAAAAAAGAGCACGAGCTTGCTCCTGTGTACTCCTTACCCGAGCTTCCCCAGAGCAGTATAAATAATTTAACGGACATAGCGAATCGTCACACTACCACGCTACCACACTACTTATGCCCCTTGAACAGCTTTTCCCTAGACCTCCTGAAATACCGTTTGATAAAGCAGTGCAGAGCACCATTTCTCCTTTCCACCCCATACAGACGGATTGATATTTGACGCCCAGAAGATAACCGACTATTATTTATGCAGTGCATGCAGTTAACAGGAAGCAAAAAACCATTTTTTTCCAAAGAGAAATCATTAACACTGGGGTAGGAGTGAGTACCTTTACAGAACAAAAAGCTGTGGTCACCGGGGCCACCCGAGGTATTGGACGGGCAATTACAGAAGCCCTACTGGCACAAGGCGCAAGCGTTATCGGGCTGTACAGCGGCAATGCCCAGGCTGCCGAAGAATGCATTGCAAGCTGCCCTAGCCCTGAACGACTCCAGCTCCATAAGGTCGATGTG contains:
- a CDS encoding class I SAM-dependent DNA methyltransferase, coding for MITGELRNKVDKIWEIFWTGGITNPLSVIEQFTYLLFIKGLDERQNEFEANASLLGIPAEKIFDDEQQDLRWSNFKQRPAEQIFRLFTDPEKGVFSFIKNLHGDKDSAFSRYMADAIFMIPTPGMLEKIVTQIDALDMGDRDAKGDLYEYLLSKVSTSGTNGQFRTPRHIIRMMVALTAPEPKDVIVDPAAGTAGFLVAAGEYLQEHHDSLFTKKELKEHYNTAMFNGYDMDSTMLRIGAMNMMLHGVGQPNIAYRDSLSESNKDRECCTLVLANPPFKGSLDYDSVSPDLLKVTKTKKTELLFIALMLGMLKTGGRCATIVPDGVLFGSSKAHKELRKEIVENHNLKAVISMPSGVFKPYAGVSTAVILFEKTGIGGTEKVWFYDMQADGFSLDDKRRKIDADDIPDIIKRWQDLGAEEGRKRTEQSFFVPKEEIVAGGYDLSINRYKEIEYEEVAYDAPAVILERIESLEKEILEGVRELRGMVG
- a CDS encoding DEAD/DEAH box helicase family protein translates to MQSNFSYLKKDQKYADIMVACIEAEKSIAISYSAAALQTRRALEIAVKWAYQYDRDLIVPYRDNLSSLIHDNTFRDLLDPKLFPRIRFIITLGNKVAHTTKPVARVQVIESLHNLYDFISWIDFSYSTSTHSGQFNSALLSSGEVQEKKTRKMQEELAAKEAAWQAEKKQLEGQLQSEKERREHAEKRQEKHREQQFHCEDISEFATRKLYIDLALEMAGWEIGSTCLEEVKVQGMPNSQGIGFADYVLYADNGKALAVVEAKKTSVDPHTGKIQAKLYADCLAKEHGQQPVIFFTNGFETWFWDEGDYPERVVSGFFTKDELEWISFRKQNRQGIRTVAINDEISNRAYQKKAIQAVCDTLEEKQRKALLVMATGSGKTRVSISIVDVLQRYGWVKNVLFLADRVELVKQAKKNFVKLLPNLSTCNLLDSKDDSHSRMIFSTYPTMMNAIDATKSKDGACLFTPGHFDLIIIDESHRSIYKKYHDLFTYFDGFLLGLTATPKSDIEKNTYTIFDLEDGVPTFAYELDEAVQEGYLVPYSTVETKLKFVEEGISYDDLTDEEKEQWEETFEEGVREVASAALNTFLFNANTVDRVLQDLMERGIHVHGGDRIGKTIIFAANIKHAEFILRRCNTLYPKHGGRLAATIYNGVKYVDKVIENFSEKEKNPQIAVSVDMLDTGIDIPEIVNLVLFKKVRSKGKFWQMIGRGTRLCEDLFGTGQDKESFLIFDYCSNFEFFRADKKEVEARPAKSLTENLFNIRVKIAQELQQSDVQTDEYIAHRKILVAALCAEVGTIDEELFSSRMRIEFIHKYKKPELWESISDEMVRELEREVSPLLPAQDGNELAKRFDYLIYMIELAQLQGLPASKPRGKVMQTASRLDEKGHLAQIKVHAALIAEVQTGEYWERASIFDHEMVRTALRDLLVLLEKENTAIYYTSFADDVLEVAENPGEYGGNELQNYRLKVHAYLKKHQDDIVVHRLRNNEPLTQGDFRHIEKILWHDLGSEEDYRKTYGEEPLLRLVARLVGLERSTANELFSEFIADQSLNSKQMEFVHLIVNHVVENGCLEKAILNDHPFNKHGMLIDLFAGKLDVVQKIVHRIDELNTRLELEAA
- a CDS encoding tyrosine recombinase XerC; the encoded protein is MNASHLPAFTDWLTIERGYSPHTVECYSRDVIEFFHSINKETKLKEISREHIGRYISSLYLMNSGSSVARKMSALRTFFKYCIRQGHISIDPLAGIAGPKRSRHIPTYLTVDEVFSLLEEPKKKDRFFLRDKAIMELIYSTGIRVSEAVATNLVDADFAAELIIIKGKGKKERLVPFGSTACQALQLWLPARNQLIADRITRGDEPEREALFLNNRGTRLTVRSVERMVAGYGLRAGIAVRVTPHALRHSFATHLLEMGMDLRMVQELLGHASLSTTQQYTHLNLEHLTKVYDDAHPQAKKKEE
- a CDS encoding restriction endonuclease subunit S, whose translation is MSWKQVVLSDVCEVVAGQSPPSSTYNKDGFGYPFFQGKADFGAIHPSINTWCSKPKKIARPNDVLLSVRAPVGPTNICNVEAAIGRGLSAIRVSGDIIYTYLLHFLRSYAPILASKGSGSTFAAITQKDVKNIPIPLPPLEEQYRIVELLGRAQALIDKRKEQIALMDQLVQSLFYDMFGDPLTNPKGWPLKRLGDIGNIQTGNTPSRKEAENYGDHIEWLKTDNILSDSWYVEEAKEKLSVEGEKKARIVESGSILVCCIAGSPQSIGRAGMTNRRVAFNQQINSISPKKIMNSIFLLYHFRVGQKLVQQASTASMKGMVNKTAFSNILFCVPPIELQNTFAERVQQIETQKQAMTNSLKELQDNFNSLSQRAFKGELTQ
- the xseB gene encoding exodeoxyribonuclease VII small subunit; this encodes MAKKTFENALTKLDRITEELEQGDLGLDNSLKKFEEGVQLVKFCNEKLEEARGQVDLLLKKNDKLTAVPFGEEIAEGTESDE